A genome region from Pseudomonas helmanticensis includes the following:
- the glgA gene encoding glycogen synthase GlgA — MISAALDIQGERAQQSVGEASTVSVPGSRQINVPGTKTLTPVASQNPNKKKVLFVTSEIADLVKTGGLGDVSAALPRAMAHLHDVRVLIPGYPQVMHSENPIHIIGELGGHAALPPCQIGRMDMPDGLVIYVLICPELYEREGSPYGANNGRDWPDNHIRFARLGLAAADIAANLAQIHWCPDLVHAHDWPAGLAPAYMHWRGQRTPTLFTIHNLAYQGVTSLGSCPELGIPAHALQQEGMEFYGKMSFLKAGMAYSSHITTVSATYAQEITTPDFGCGLDGFLAAKTQQGLLSGIPNGIDESWDAATDPHLFAPFAIGDWEGKAVNAAHVRDLFELNDSEGPLFAVVSRLVYQKGLDLTQAVSEYIVQNGGQIAIIGRGEPEEEQAMRELALRFPGQIGVRIGFNETDARRMFAGSDFLLMPSRYEPCGLSQMYAQRFGSLPVARNTGGLADTIENGVTGFLFDESTAESYQEALSRAFKVFAFPELLNAMRCRAMAAPFNWCKAVEPYAELYEQLVAKALGKAIHK; from the coding sequence ATGATCAGTGCGGCATTGGATATTCAGGGAGAGCGTGCTCAACAGTCAGTTGGCGAAGCGAGCACCGTCAGCGTTCCCGGCAGCCGACAGATCAACGTCCCCGGCACCAAGACGCTGACTCCGGTTGCGAGTCAGAATCCCAACAAGAAGAAAGTGTTGTTCGTGACCTCGGAAATCGCCGATCTGGTCAAGACCGGCGGTCTGGGTGACGTGTCCGCCGCCCTGCCCCGCGCCATGGCGCACCTGCATGACGTGCGCGTGCTGATTCCCGGTTACCCGCAAGTGATGCACAGCGAGAACCCGATCCACATCATCGGCGAACTCGGCGGCCATGCTGCGCTGCCACCGTGCCAGATCGGTCGCATGGACATGCCGGACGGCCTGGTGATTTACGTGCTGATCTGCCCTGAACTCTACGAGCGTGAAGGTTCGCCCTACGGCGCCAACAACGGTCGCGACTGGCCGGACAACCACATTCGTTTCGCCCGCCTCGGTCTGGCCGCTGCCGACATTGCCGCCAACCTTGCGCAAATCCACTGGTGCCCGGATCTGGTGCACGCCCATGACTGGCCGGCCGGCCTGGCCCCGGCATATATGCACTGGCGAGGGCAGCGCACGCCAACACTGTTCACTATTCACAACCTTGCCTATCAAGGCGTGACCAGCCTCGGCTCTTGCCCTGAGCTGGGTATTCCCGCGCATGCCCTGCAACAGGAAGGGATGGAGTTCTACGGCAAGATGTCGTTCCTCAAGGCCGGCATGGCCTATTCGAGCCACATCACCACCGTCAGCGCGACTTATGCTCAGGAAATCACCACCCCGGATTTCGGCTGTGGCCTCGACGGTTTTCTGGCCGCCAAGACCCAGCAAGGCTTGCTCAGCGGTATTCCCAACGGCATCGATGAGAGCTGGGACGCGGCCACCGATCCACACCTGTTCGCACCGTTCGCCATTGGTGACTGGGAAGGCAAAGCCGTCAACGCCGCCCACGTCCGCGACCTGTTTGAACTGAATGACTCCGAAGGCCCGTTGTTCGCTGTGGTGTCACGCTTGGTCTATCAGAAAGGCCTCGACCTGACCCAGGCCGTTTCCGAGTACATCGTACAAAACGGCGGCCAGATCGCGATCATCGGTCGCGGCGAGCCGGAGGAAGAACAGGCCATGCGTGAACTGGCACTGCGCTTTCCCGGGCAGATCGGTGTGCGCATCGGCTTCAATGAAACCGACGCCCGACGCATGTTCGCCGGCAGCGATTTCCTGCTGATGCCATCGCGTTATGAACCTTGCGGCCTGAGCCAGATGTACGCCCAGCGCTTCGGCTCGTTGCCGGTGGCGCGCAATACCGGCGGGCTGGCCGACACCATTGAAAACGGTGTCACCGGGTTCCTTTTCGACGAATCCACCGCTGAAAGTTACCAAGAAGCCCTGAGCCGTGCGTTCAAGGTTTTCGCCTTTCCAGAGCTGCTCAATGCCATGCGTTGCCGCGCGATGGCGGCGCCGTTCAACTGGTGCAAAGCGGTTGAACCGTACGCCGAACTCTACGAACAACTGGTGGCCAAGGCCTTGGGCAAAGCGATTCACAAGTAA
- the treZ gene encoding malto-oligosyltrehalose trehalohydrolase, whose translation MPLRSTENWPHGAIMLDAEHTQFALWAPDAFYVSVELDNGQSLPMLPQADGWFVIKTRCPAGTRYRYNIDGELEVPDPASRAQDGDLDRHSVVVDPLAYAWRHSAWHGRPWSEAVIYELHVGALGGFAEVEQHLARLAGLGITAIELMPLAQFPGERNWGYDGVLPYAPQASYGTPEQLKHLIDSAHGHGLAVILDVVYNHFGPDGNYLHRYAKGFFREDKHTPWGAAIDFRRTEVREFFIENALMWLLEYRFDGLRLDAVHAIEDPDFLTEMAQRIRAQIDPSRHVWLTVENELNQSSLLEYDYDAQWNDDGHNALHVLLTGETDAYYADYAAQPTEQLVRCLSQGFVFQGHITRHGEPRGEPSEHLPSTAFVLFLQNHDQIGNRAFGERLHQLADPRAVQAATVLLLLSPMIPLMFMGDEFAAEQPFLFFTSHHGELAERVREGRRSEFAAFSAFTDPHKREQIPDPNAEQTFHASQPRLIGTGSAKQQETFALYQKLLQFRHQYIIAHLSGTQALGAHMLGYGAVSARWRLGDGSELRIDLNLSDTPVVNPPQTDAVWLFQQPPVAALSEPGQLPAYCALVSLTAATPLQPLDGERL comes from the coding sequence ATGCCGTTACGGTCTACTGAAAACTGGCCCCACGGCGCGATCATGCTGGACGCCGAACACACGCAATTTGCGCTGTGGGCGCCGGATGCGTTTTACGTCAGTGTCGAGCTGGACAATGGCCAGTCGCTGCCGATGCTGCCGCAGGCAGACGGCTGGTTCGTGATCAAGACCCGCTGTCCGGCGGGTACGCGTTATCGCTACAACATCGACGGCGAACTGGAGGTGCCCGACCCGGCCTCCAGAGCGCAGGACGGCGACCTCGACCGCCATAGCGTGGTGGTCGATCCGCTGGCCTACGCATGGCGACACAGTGCCTGGCACGGTCGGCCGTGGAGCGAAGCGGTGATCTACGAATTGCACGTTGGTGCGCTCGGCGGTTTTGCCGAAGTCGAACAACATCTGGCGCGCCTCGCGGGGCTTGGCATCACCGCCATCGAACTGATGCCGCTGGCGCAGTTCCCCGGCGAACGCAACTGGGGTTACGACGGTGTCTTGCCCTACGCACCGCAAGCCTCCTACGGCACCCCGGAACAACTCAAACACCTGATCGACAGCGCTCACGGCCACGGCTTGGCGGTCATTCTCGATGTGGTTTACAACCACTTCGGCCCTGACGGCAATTACCTGCACCGATACGCCAAAGGCTTTTTTCGCGAGGATAAACATACGCCGTGGGGCGCAGCGATCGATTTTCGCCGCACCGAAGTGCGCGAATTCTTTATCGAAAACGCCCTGATGTGGTTGCTCGAATACCGCTTCGACGGACTGCGCCTGGATGCCGTGCATGCCATCGAAGACCCGGATTTCCTCACGGAGATGGCCCAGCGCATCCGCGCGCAGATCGACCCGAGCCGGCATGTGTGGCTGACCGTGGAAAACGAACTCAACCAGTCGAGCCTGCTCGAATACGATTACGACGCGCAGTGGAACGACGACGGCCATAACGCCCTGCACGTCTTGCTCACCGGCGAAACCGACGCCTATTACGCCGACTACGCCGCGCAACCGACCGAACAACTGGTGCGCTGCCTGAGCCAGGGTTTTGTATTCCAGGGTCATATCACCCGCCACGGCGAACCGCGCGGCGAGCCGAGCGAGCACCTGCCGTCGACGGCGTTCGTGCTGTTCCTGCAAAACCACGATCAGATCGGCAACCGCGCGTTCGGCGAGCGCCTGCATCAATTGGCCGACCCACGCGCAGTGCAGGCCGCGACAGTGCTGTTGCTGCTGTCGCCGATGATTCCGCTGATGTTCATGGGCGATGAATTTGCCGCCGAGCAACCGTTCCTGTTTTTCACCAGTCACCACGGTGAACTGGCCGAACGGGTGCGCGAGGGGCGACGCAGTGAATTCGCCGCGTTCAGCGCCTTCACCGATCCGCACAAGCGCGAGCAGATTCCCGACCCGAATGCCGAACAAACCTTCCACGCCTCGCAGCCAAGGTTGATCGGCACTGGCAGCGCAAAACAGCAGGAAACCTTCGCGCTGTACCAAAAGCTCCTGCAATTTCGCCATCAATACATCATTGCGCATCTGTCCGGTACGCAAGCGCTCGGCGCGCATATGCTCGGTTATGGCGCGGTCAGTGCGCGCTGGCGCCTGGGCGACGGCAGCGAGCTGCGAATTGACCTGAACCTCAGCGACACGCCAGTGGTCAACCCTCCACAGACCGACGCCGTGTGGCTGTTTCAACAGCCGCCCGTTGCGGCGCTGTCGGAGCCGGGCCAACTGCCGGCGTATTGCGCGCTTGTCAGCCTCACGGCCGCAACCCCTTTGCAACCTCTGGATGGAGAGCGCCTATGA
- the malQ gene encoding 4-alpha-glucanotransferase, with translation MSDAQLEILASRAGLAVDWIDANGRPQKVAPAVLRNVLIGLGHPASTAQEIDASLLELQAVQQDRHLPPLLTSDVGVGLDLARYFAPQTPCEIHLEDGSRLNLKLDSEAVLPGLIPVGYQQVHIADQYFTLAVAPERCFSVGDAVDNPIPRAWGLSVQLYSLRRPGDGGFGDTQALEELVRVAGERGAEALAISPLHAMFSADTGRYSPYSPSSRLFLNSLYAAPGAILGERALRDAIDASGLAETFAQLEDLKLIDWPTAAEAKQQLLHALYEGFIAGDHPLHPDFASFRHSGGEALENHCRFEAIQEMRAARGESLDWRQWPAHWHDPRGAALEAFAEEYAERIGYFAFCQWLIHRCLERAQTAARSAGMGIGLIADLAVGADGAGSQAWSFQDELLASLTVGAPPDILNRSGQGWGISAFSPEGLIRNGFRAFIDMLRANFAHAGGLRIDHVMGLQRLWVIPNGALPADGAYLYYPVDDLLRLLTLESHRHQAIVLGEDLGTVPDGLREKLIARSMLGMRVLLFEQDNCHFKPILDWPDNALATTSTHDLPTINGWWHGRDIDWNARLGFVDANGEIEWRHHRQREREGLRSALSQDPQNFREESHEADQVVDAAVRFLGHTRAPLVLLPLEDALGINEQANLPGTVDTHPNWSRRLPGTSEALLDGADAARRLELLACARLQAAERDQ, from the coding sequence ATGAGCGATGCGCAACTGGAAATTCTCGCCAGCCGAGCCGGCCTTGCCGTCGACTGGATCGACGCCAATGGTCGCCCGCAAAAAGTCGCCCCGGCGGTACTGCGCAACGTCCTCATCGGATTGGGCCACCCCGCCAGCACGGCGCAGGAAATCGACGCCAGCCTGCTCGAACTGCAAGCCGTGCAGCAAGACCGCCATCTACCGCCGCTGCTCACCAGCGATGTCGGCGTCGGCCTTGATCTGGCGCGTTACTTCGCACCGCAAACACCTTGTGAAATCCACCTCGAAGACGGTTCACGGCTGAACCTCAAACTTGACAGCGAAGCGGTCTTGCCCGGCCTGATCCCGGTCGGATATCAGCAAGTGCACATTGCCGATCAATATTTCACGCTGGCCGTGGCCCCGGAACGCTGCTTCAGCGTCGGTGATGCGGTCGACAATCCGATCCCGCGCGCCTGGGGCCTGAGCGTGCAACTGTATTCGTTGCGCCGCCCCGGCGACGGCGGCTTCGGTGACACTCAGGCGCTGGAAGAACTCGTCCGCGTTGCCGGTGAGCGCGGCGCCGAAGCGTTGGCGATCAGCCCGCTGCATGCGATGTTCAGCGCCGACACCGGCCGTTACAGCCCTTACTCGCCGTCCAGCCGCCTGTTCCTCAACTCACTTTACGCCGCCCCGGGGGCCATTCTCGGCGAGCGAGCCCTGCGCGATGCCATCGACGCCAGCGGTCTGGCCGAAACATTCGCGCAACTGGAAGATTTGAAACTGATCGACTGGCCCACCGCTGCCGAGGCCAAACAGCAACTTCTGCACGCCTTGTATGAAGGCTTTATTGCCGGCGATCACCCATTGCACCCGGACTTTGCCAGTTTCCGTCATAGCGGTGGCGAAGCCCTGGAAAACCACTGCCGCTTCGAAGCGATCCAGGAAATGCGCGCCGCCCGGGGTGAGAGCCTCGACTGGCGCCAATGGCCGGCGCACTGGCATGACCCGCGCGGCGCCGCGCTGGAAGCCTTCGCCGAAGAATACGCCGAACGCATCGGCTACTTTGCCTTTTGCCAATGGCTGATCCATCGCTGCCTGGAGCGTGCGCAAACCGCCGCCCGCAGCGCTGGCATGGGCATTGGCCTGATCGCGGATCTGGCGGTCGGGGCCGATGGCGCCGGCAGTCAGGCCTGGAGTTTTCAGGATGAGTTGCTCGCCTCGCTCACCGTCGGTGCTCCGCCGGATATCCTCAACCGTTCCGGTCAGGGCTGGGGGATTTCCGCGTTTTCCCCTGAGGGTCTGATCCGCAATGGTTTCCGCGCTTTCATCGACATGCTCCGGGCCAATTTCGCCCACGCGGGCGGTCTGCGCATCGACCACGTGATGGGCCTGCAACGCCTGTGGGTGATTCCCAACGGCGCGCTGCCCGCCGACGGCGCCTATCTGTATTACCCGGTCGATGACCTGCTGCGGCTGCTGACCCTCGAATCCCATCGCCATCAAGCGATCGTCCTCGGTGAAGACCTCGGCACCGTGCCCGATGGCCTGCGCGAGAAACTCATCGCCCGCTCGATGCTCGGCATGCGCGTGCTGTTGTTCGAACAGGACAACTGCCACTTCAAACCCATCCTCGACTGGCCGGACAACGCCCTCGCAACCACCAGCACCCACGACCTGCCGACAATCAATGGCTGGTGGCATGGCCGCGACATCGACTGGAACGCCCGACTGGGTTTTGTCGATGCCAACGGCGAAATCGAATGGCGTCATCATCGCCAGCGTGAGCGCGAAGGCCTGCGCAGTGCCTTGAGCCAGGACCCGCAAAACTTTCGCGAGGAATCCCACGAAGCCGATCAAGTGGTCGACGCTGCGGTGCGTTTCCTCGGCCATACCCGCGCGCCACTGGTGCTGCTGCCGCTGGAAGATGCGCTGGGTATCAACGAACAGGCGAACCTGCCCGGCACCGTCGACACGCACCCGAACTGGTCGCGGCGCCTGCCCGGCACCAGTGAAGCCTTGCTCGACGGTGCCGATGCAGCGCGGCGGCTTGAGTTGCTGGCGTGCGCACGCCTCCAGGCTGCCGAGCGTGACCAATGA
- a CDS encoding malto-oligosyltrehalose synthase — MNQTLIQPLRATLRLQFHQGFTLEQAVPLVPYFASLGISHIYASPLLAARSGSMHGYDVVDPTQVNPELGGELALRRLVSTLREHNMGLILDIVSNHMAVGGSDNPWWLDLLEWGRLSPYGEFFDIQWHSPDPLMEGQLLLPFLGSDYGVALQEGTLKLHFDADKGRFHVEHYDHHFPICPNDYGELLKSIEALKPLADRFSTLSYQTDAHALAIPLKDELRQLARDPQILAAIQRNLERYDSTTAEGFQQLHQLLERQSYRLASWRTAADDINWRRFFDINELGGLRVERPAVFEATHGKIFQLIAEGLVDGLRIDHIDGLADPRGYCRKLRRRVDLLAPGRHLPIYVEKILGAGETLHRDWAVDGTTGYEFMNQLSLLQHDPDGEYVLGDLWQRRTERPAAFIEEAQLARQQILNGSLASDCESVAQALLQVARDDLMTRDLTLGAIRRVLQALIVHFPVYRTYISAMGRSAEDEVFFQQAMDGARQTLSEADWPVLDCVATWLGGTPWRRKPRGRSRKILKHACVRFQQLTSPAAAKAVEDTALYRSAVLLSRNDVGYNTEQFSAPVSDFHAVNQRRLSEFADNLLATATHDHKRGEDTRARLAVLSERSHWYAEQVELWRALARPVRVDDQVPSAGDELILYQALLGSWPLDLRDDDQQGFADYAKRIWQWQQKALREAKLQSSWSAPNEAYENATQAFTEQLLTGDDGELLRAALAKTANSIAAAGALNGLAQTLLRMTVPGVPDLYQGNEFWDFSLVDPDNRRPVDYAARAQSLQEPLATVELLTNWRDGRIKQALIAEVLNLRAEHAGLFRRGTYQALEVLGRQAHNVLAFAREHEGKYAIVIVPIRCATLLENGAVPQVDALRWGDTRVVLPFAASDTNLKGLFSSSAVTKNRELNISDALGDVPVNLFIQHLT; from the coding sequence ATGAATCAAACGCTCATACAGCCCCTGCGCGCGACGTTGCGCCTGCAATTTCATCAAGGTTTCACCCTCGAACAAGCGGTGCCACTGGTGCCGTATTTCGCCAGTCTTGGTATCAGCCATATCTACGCCTCGCCGCTACTCGCGGCGCGGTCCGGTTCGATGCATGGCTACGACGTGGTCGACCCGACCCAGGTCAACCCGGAACTCGGCGGCGAGCTGGCACTGCGGCGATTGGTCAGCACCCTGCGCGAACACAACATGGGGCTGATCCTCGACATCGTCTCTAACCACATGGCCGTCGGTGGTAGCGATAACCCGTGGTGGCTGGACCTGCTGGAATGGGGAAGACTAAGCCCCTACGGTGAATTCTTCGATATTCAATGGCACTCGCCCGACCCGTTGATGGAGGGCCAGTTGTTGCTGCCATTCCTTGGCAGCGATTACGGCGTGGCGTTGCAAGAAGGCACGCTGAAGCTGCATTTCGATGCAGACAAAGGCCGCTTTCATGTCGAGCATTACGACCATCATTTCCCGATTTGCCCGAACGATTACGGCGAATTGCTGAAATCCATAGAAGCGCTAAAACCTCTCGCGGATCGCTTCAGCACGCTGAGTTACCAGACCGATGCGCATGCGCTGGCGATCCCGCTGAAGGACGAGTTGCGGCAACTGGCGCGCGACCCACAGATCCTCGCCGCCATTCAGCGCAACCTTGAGCGTTACGACTCGACCACGGCCGAAGGCTTCCAGCAGTTGCATCAATTGCTCGAACGGCAAAGCTATCGCCTCGCCAGTTGGCGCACGGCGGCGGATGACATCAACTGGCGGCGTTTTTTCGACATCAACGAACTCGGCGGCCTGCGCGTCGAACGCCCCGCCGTGTTCGAAGCCACCCACGGCAAGATCTTCCAGCTGATCGCCGAAGGCCTGGTTGACGGTTTGCGCATCGACCACATCGACGGCCTCGCCGACCCGCGTGGTTACTGCCGCAAATTGCGTCGTCGTGTCGATCTGTTGGCACCGGGCCGGCACTTGCCGATCTACGTGGAAAAGATCCTCGGAGCCGGCGAAACCCTGCACCGCGACTGGGCGGTGGACGGCACCACCGGTTACGAGTTCATGAATCAGCTGTCGCTGTTGCAACACGATCCCGATGGTGAATACGTTCTCGGTGATCTGTGGCAGCGGCGCACCGAACGCCCGGCAGCGTTTATCGAAGAAGCGCAACTGGCGCGTCAGCAGATTCTCAACGGTTCGCTCGCCAGCGATTGCGAAAGCGTCGCCCAGGCCTTGCTGCAAGTGGCGCGCGACGACCTGATGACCCGCGACCTGACGCTTGGCGCGATCCGCCGAGTGCTACAGGCGTTGATCGTGCACTTCCCGGTTTATCGCACCTACATCAGTGCCATGGGTCGTTCCGCCGAGGACGAGGTGTTTTTCCAGCAGGCCATGGACGGTGCCCGGCAAACCCTCAGCGAAGCCGACTGGCCAGTGCTCGACTGCGTGGCGACCTGGCTCGGTGGCACGCCGTGGCGGCGCAAACCGCGCGGGCGCTCACGCAAGATCCTCAAGCATGCCTGCGTGCGCTTTCAGCAACTCACCTCACCGGCAGCGGCCAAAGCCGTCGAAGACACCGCGTTGTATCGCTCGGCAGTGCTGCTGTCGCGCAACGATGTCGGCTACAACACGGAACAATTCAGCGCGCCGGTCAGCGATTTCCATGCGGTCAATCAGCGTCGCCTGAGCGAGTTTGCCGACAACCTGCTGGCCACCGCGACGCACGATCACAAACGCGGCGAAGACACCCGCGCGCGTCTGGCCGTGCTCAGTGAGCGCAGCCATTGGTACGCCGAGCAGGTCGAACTGTGGCGCGCCCTCGCCCGCCCGGTTCGCGTCGATGATCAAGTACCGTCGGCCGGCGATGAGCTGATTCTCTATCAAGCCTTGCTCGGCAGTTGGCCGCTGGATTTGCGGGATGACGATCAACAGGGTTTCGCCGACTACGCCAAGCGTATCTGGCAGTGGCAACAGAAAGCCCTGCGTGAGGCGAAGCTGCAAAGCAGTTGGAGCGCGCCGAACGAAGCCTATGAAAATGCGACCCAGGCGTTTACCGAGCAACTGCTCACCGGTGATGACGGCGAACTGCTGCGCGCCGCACTGGCCAAGACCGCCAACAGCATCGCCGCTGCCGGCGCCCTCAACGGTTTGGCGCAAACCTTGCTGCGCATGACGGTGCCGGGCGTTCCGGATCTGTATCAGGGCAACGAGTTCTGGGATTTCAGCCTGGTCGATCCGGACAATCGCCGGCCGGTAGATTACGCCGCTCGCGCGCAGTCCCTGCAGGAGCCACTGGCGACTGTGGAGTTACTGACGAACTGGCGTGACGGGCGCATCAAGCAAGCCTTGATCGCCGAGGTGCTGAACCTGCGCGCCGAACATGCCGGGTTGTTTCGGCGTGGCACGTACCAGGCCCTGGAGGTGCTGGGCCGCCAGGCGCACAACGTGCTCGCGTTTGCCCGTGAACACGAGGGGAAATACGCCATCGTGATCGTACCGATCCGTTGCGCAACGTTGCTGGAAAACGGTGCTGTACCTCAGGTCGATGCGCTGCGCTGGGGCGATACACGGGTGGTTTTACCGTTCGCCGCCTCTGACACAAACCTGAAGGGACTTTTTTCAAGCAGCGCAGTCACAAAAAACAGGGAGCTGAATATCAGCGACGCGCTGGGGGATGTCCCGGTCAATCTCTTTATCCAACACTTAACGTAA
- a CDS encoding DUF2934 domain-containing protein: protein MSTDDKRIREFAYQIWESEGKPEGHEERHWEMARKLAEAEALAPKKPPKAAGSKTAGKTAADGKSAADKPKAAAKAKPATAAKVLPPGEKPAEKKPKAPRKPSAI, encoded by the coding sequence ATGAGCACCGACGATAAACGCATCCGCGAATTCGCCTATCAGATCTGGGAATCCGAAGGGAAACCTGAAGGCCACGAAGAGCGCCACTGGGAGATGGCGCGCAAACTGGCCGAAGCTGAAGCGCTGGCACCGAAGAAGCCGCCAAAAGCCGCTGGCAGCAAAACTGCGGGCAAGACCGCTGCTGACGGCAAGAGCGCTGCTGACAAGCCCAAAGCGGCTGCCAAGGCCAAACCGGCGACCGCCGCCAAAGTTCTTCCCCCGGGCGAAAAACCTGCCGAGAAAAAGCCTAAAGCGCCGCGAAAGCCTTCGGCGATCTGA